The following are encoded in a window of Risungbinella massiliensis genomic DNA:
- a CDS encoding ammonium transporter produces the protein MNQVMVDSFWIFFCAVLVIMMQAGFALLEAGSARMKNAGHIAAKQLLSFSIAAIAFWAVGYGFIFGEGKWIGMEGWFLKGLGSDGEVPVEINFLFQFAFAAVSLAIAWGGFAERAKLSVYLWFGLLFTAFVYPLVGHWVWGSEGWLHELGKQDFAGSTVVHLQGGVAAIVATILLKPRVGKFNADKTPNMIPGHNQVYSVLGTLLIWIGWFGFNPGSTLTVQDGFFGYVALTTNLAAGAGALGSVLMVQFLLKRIEVPYIVNGVLSGLVAITAACAFVEAWAAVLIGFIAGAITVASSIWIEKLGVDDPIYAFSVHGVAGIWGTLSTGLFATPELVEKVGIGQAGLFYGGGLQQLGVQALGILVTILYVGVATFVLLLAIKKLGGLRVTDEEEEIGLDLSEHGGYGYPEQITLPVSIQSKKEAS, from the coding sequence ATGAATCAAGTCATGGTGGACTCTTTTTGGATCTTTTTCTGTGCAGTTTTGGTTATTATGATGCAGGCAGGGTTTGCTTTGTTAGAAGCTGGTTCTGCTAGAATGAAAAATGCTGGTCATATTGCCGCTAAACAATTACTTAGTTTTTCCATAGCAGCAATTGCTTTTTGGGCTGTAGGGTATGGATTTATTTTCGGAGAGGGAAAATGGATTGGAATGGAAGGATGGTTTTTGAAAGGATTAGGAAGTGATGGAGAAGTTCCTGTCGAAATCAACTTTTTATTTCAATTTGCTTTTGCCGCAGTTTCATTAGCAATCGCTTGGGGTGGATTTGCAGAACGCGCTAAATTGAGTGTATACCTCTGGTTTGGATTACTTTTTACTGCTTTCGTATATCCTTTAGTAGGGCATTGGGTTTGGGGTTCAGAAGGATGGTTACATGAACTTGGAAAACAAGATTTTGCAGGTTCTACTGTCGTCCATTTACAAGGTGGAGTTGCAGCAATTGTTGCTACAATCCTTTTGAAACCACGTGTTGGCAAGTTTAATGCAGATAAGACTCCAAATATGATTCCGGGTCATAACCAAGTCTATTCTGTATTAGGTACTCTATTAATTTGGATTGGTTGGTTCGGGTTTAATCCAGGTAGCACTTTAACAGTACAAGATGGATTTTTCGGTTATGTAGCCCTTACTACGAATTTAGCTGCCGGTGCTGGAGCACTTGGATCTGTTTTAATGGTGCAATTTTTGTTAAAACGTATTGAGGTTCCATATATCGTAAATGGAGTGTTAAGTGGACTCGTAGCGATTACTGCAGCTTGTGCGTTTGTGGAAGCTTGGGCAGCGGTATTAATAGGATTTATTGCAGGAGCAATTACTGTTGCTAGCTCTATTTGGATAGAAAAACTCGGTGTAGATGATCCGATCTATGCATTCTCTGTTCATGGTGTAGCAGGGATTTGGGGAACTCTTTCAACAGGGTTATTTGCAACACCAGAACTTGTAGAGAAAGTAGGAATAGGTCAGGCCGGTCTTTTCTATGGTGGTGGTTTACAGCAGTTAGGAGTTCAAGCATTAGGAATTCTAGTAACCATACTATATGTCGGTGTGGCAACCTTCGTCTTGTTATTAGCGATCAAAAAACTAGGAGGTCTACGAGTTACAGACGAAGAAGAAGAAATTGGGCTTGATCTATCAGAACATGGTGGTTATGGATATCCAGAACAAATTACTCTACCAGTATCTATTCAGTCCAAAAAAGAGGCTAGTTAA
- a CDS encoding peptide ABC transporter substrate-binding protein translates to MKKRKLASFLSLTLVASLVLSACNFGGTDSASGAKNQTLVMTESAEPPNLDSAKSTDNASFKVLNNVMEGLYRLDKDQIPQPGIASGVEISPDKLVYTFKLRDAKWSDGVPVRAHDYEYSWKRALDPATASEYAYILEPVKNATEYNAGKANKEDVGVKALDDKTLQVTLKAPTPYFLGLLSFPTYLPQRQDIVEKFGDKFALEAANNVYNGPFKLTAWNHNQNYVLEKNENYWDAANVKLNKVDTKILKDSQAVLNSYQTGQVHFGFMSGDFAQKFKSDKEAGIFVEASSWYLEFNQTKPFFQNKKIRQAINLAIDKNSYANGVLKDGSIPAGGLTPPQLKANGNDPNQKFREVFPAEPQFNPTEAKKLFEEGLKELGLTQAPAIEYVADDTTNSKRQMEFVKEELRKNLGIEITLTPVPFKQRLERGRTQQFDILGSGWGADYDDPMTYIDLFVTGQSYNRGKWSNKEYDALVQKSKNNANFQERMEDMAKAEKILIDESGIAPLYYRSRVYLLKPEVQGLVFHSFGGEVSYKWATIK, encoded by the coding sequence ATGAAGAAACGCAAGTTAGCATCGTTTCTTTCGCTGACGTTAGTTGCAAGTTTAGTACTATCTGCCTGTAACTTTGGAGGCACTGATAGTGCTTCAGGCGCTAAGAACCAAACATTAGTAATGACTGAGAGTGCTGAGCCACCAAACTTGGATAGCGCAAAGTCTACTGATAATGCCTCTTTTAAAGTATTGAACAACGTAATGGAAGGTCTCTATCGCCTAGACAAAGATCAAATCCCACAACCAGGTATCGCTTCTGGTGTAGAAATTAGCCCTGATAAACTGGTTTATACTTTTAAACTTCGTGACGCAAAGTGGAGCGATGGGGTACCTGTGAGAGCGCACGATTACGAGTATTCTTGGAAACGTGCTTTGGACCCTGCTACTGCTTCTGAGTATGCGTATATTTTAGAGCCAGTCAAAAATGCTACTGAGTACAATGCTGGAAAAGCGAACAAAGAAGATGTAGGTGTCAAAGCATTAGATGACAAAACTCTTCAAGTAACGCTTAAAGCTCCAACTCCTTATTTCTTAGGACTTCTTTCTTTCCCAACTTACTTGCCACAACGTCAAGATATTGTAGAAAAATTTGGTGACAAATTTGCTCTAGAGGCTGCAAACAACGTTTACAATGGTCCATTCAAATTGACTGCATGGAACCATAACCAAAACTATGTATTGGAAAAGAACGAGAACTATTGGGATGCTGCTAATGTGAAGCTAAACAAAGTGGACACGAAAATCTTGAAAGATTCTCAAGCAGTTCTTAATTCCTACCAAACTGGTCAAGTACACTTTGGATTCATGAGTGGAGACTTTGCTCAGAAGTTTAAGAGTGATAAAGAAGCAGGTATTTTCGTAGAGGCTTCCTCTTGGTACCTTGAGTTCAACCAAACTAAGCCTTTCTTCCAAAACAAAAAGATTCGTCAAGCGATTAACTTAGCAATTGATAAAAATTCATATGCGAATGGTGTATTGAAAGATGGTTCGATCCCTGCTGGTGGATTAACTCCTCCTCAACTCAAAGCAAACGGGAATGATCCAAACCAAAAATTCCGTGAAGTATTTCCTGCTGAACCACAATTTAACCCAACAGAAGCGAAAAAACTGTTTGAAGAAGGTCTAAAAGAGCTTGGTCTAACACAAGCACCAGCAATCGAGTATGTTGCGGATGATACTACCAACTCCAAACGCCAAATGGAGTTTGTGAAAGAAGAACTTCGTAAAAATCTTGGAATCGAAATTACCCTTACACCAGTACCTTTCAAACAACGTCTTGAGCGTGGTAGAACACAACAGTTTGACATCCTAGGTTCTGGTTGGGGTGCTGACTATGATGATCCAATGACTTACATTGATCTCTTCGTCACAGGTCAAAGCTATAACCGTGGTAAATGGTCTAACAAAGAATACGATGCACTTGTTCAAAAATCCAAAAACAACGCTAACTTCCAAGAGCGTATGGAAGATATGGCGAAAGCAGAAAAAATCTTGATAGATGAGTCTGGAATTGCACCTCTTTACTACCGTAGCCGTGTATACCTCTTGAAACCTGAAGTACAAGGTTTGGTATTCCACTCCTTCGGTGGAGAAGTAAGTTACAAGTGGGCTACTATCAAGTAA
- a CDS encoding ABC transporter permease, translating to MTRYILKRLTLMIVTLLIIITATFFLMHSLPGTPLKNEEKLPAAIREQIMATYGLDQPVYVQYFKFLGKLLQGDLGKSLSYDGRSVTEMLMEGFSASAFIGAQAILFGVTIGLVLGVLAAFKRNSWVDSLATGTAVFGVSIPNFILAGLLSYWIGVKLRWLPPNLWGEYQHTILPSLALSVVVIAQISRYIRTEMVEVLEQDYMRTAKAKGISRGAVLVKHALRNALIPAVTVMGPLAINIITGSLVVESIFGVPGMGSLFVESIKVNDYTLIMGTTIFYSVLIIAAIFIVDLLYGLIDPRIRITGVKE from the coding sequence ATGACACGTTATATACTAAAACGTCTTACGTTAATGATTGTCACACTACTCATTATTATCACCGCTACCTTCTTCCTAATGCATAGCCTTCCAGGAACTCCTTTAAAAAATGAAGAGAAGTTACCAGCAGCGATTCGCGAACAAATTATGGCCACATATGGATTGGATCAACCAGTTTATGTACAGTACTTCAAATTTCTAGGAAAGTTGTTGCAAGGTGATTTAGGAAAATCACTTAGTTATGATGGCAGATCCGTAACAGAGATGCTAATGGAAGGTTTCTCTGCTTCTGCTTTTATTGGAGCCCAAGCGATTCTTTTTGGTGTAACTATTGGACTTGTGTTAGGTGTGCTTGCTGCCTTTAAGAGAAATAGCTGGGTTGATAGTTTGGCAACAGGAACTGCCGTTTTCGGCGTTTCGATACCTAACTTTATCTTGGCTGGGTTGCTCTCTTATTGGATTGGAGTTAAGTTGCGTTGGTTGCCACCAAATCTTTGGGGTGAGTATCAACATACTATCTTACCTTCCTTGGCACTTTCGGTTGTAGTTATCGCTCAAATCTCTCGTTATATTCGTACCGAAATGGTAGAAGTGCTAGAGCAAGATTACATGCGTACTGCAAAAGCAAAGGGTATTAGCCGTGGAGCAGTCTTAGTGAAACATGCTTTACGTAACGCTCTTATTCCAGCGGTAACCGTTATGGGTCCGTTAGCAATTAATATCATTACAGGTTCTCTTGTTGTGGAAAGTATTTTTGGGGTACCTGGTATGGGGAGTTTATTCGTAGAATCAATTAAAGTAAATGACTATACCTTAATTATGGGGACGACCATCTTCTATAGTGTTCTAATTATTGCTGCAATCTTTATTGTAGATTTACTATACGGATTAATTGACCCACGGATTCGTATCACAGGAGTAAAGGAGTGA
- a CDS encoding ABC transporter permease: MSMQKSYDAELFQPIGASTKRAEHLNREPLTYWQDAWLRFRQNKGALVGIVLLLVISALAIFGPMMNSYDWQTQDIPNSNLESAGDHYFGTDHFGRDLWQRTWYGAKVSLQIAFLAAFLDIVIGVTLGGISGYFGGRIDNIIQRFIEIIYTIPNLIIIILMLIWLEPGILPIALALAITGWVPMARIVRAQMMKLRSQEYVLAARTLGASHKRIIIKHLIPNVIGPIIIAVTFAIPSAIFFEAFLSFIGLGIRPPEASLGVLVNEGYNYLQLFPHVLFWPALVLSLIMLAFNLVGDGLRDALDPRMKK, encoded by the coding sequence ATGAGCATGCAAAAATCATATGACGCTGAGCTGTTTCAACCAATTGGAGCTTCGACCAAACGTGCAGAGCATCTAAATCGTGAACCTCTTACTTACTGGCAAGATGCTTGGTTACGGTTTCGTCAGAACAAGGGAGCTTTAGTAGGGATTGTTCTACTACTTGTAATTAGTGCCCTAGCCATTTTTGGACCAATGATGAATAGCTACGATTGGCAAACACAAGATATTCCAAATTCTAATCTAGAATCTGCTGGAGATCATTACTTTGGTACGGATCACTTTGGACGAGATCTCTGGCAACGTACTTGGTATGGTGCCAAGGTTTCACTACAGATTGCGTTTCTTGCAGCATTTCTTGATATTGTAATCGGAGTCACATTGGGCGGTATCTCTGGATATTTTGGTGGTCGAATTGATAATATCATTCAACGTTTCATTGAAATTATTTATACGATCCCAAATCTTATCATCATCATTTTAATGTTGATTTGGTTAGAGCCCGGTATTTTGCCTATTGCATTAGCACTTGCGATAACAGGTTGGGTACCGATGGCGCGGATTGTACGAGCACAGATGATGAAACTTCGTTCACAAGAATATGTACTAGCGGCACGTACTCTTGGTGCTAGTCATAAAAGAATTATTATTAAACATTTAATCCCGAATGTTATCGGACCTATTATTATTGCTGTAACGTTTGCTATTCCATCTGCTATCTTCTTCGAGGCGTTCTTAAGCTTTATCGGATTAGGGATTCGTCCACCAGAAGCGAGCCTTGGGGTATTGGTAAACGAAGGATACAACTACTTGCAACTATTCCCACACGTTTTATTCTGGCCAGCACTTGTTCTATCGCTGATCATGCTGGCGTTTAACTTAGTAGGAGACGGACTACGAGATGCACTCGATCCAAGAATGAAGAAATAG
- a CDS encoding ABC transporter ATP-binding protein has protein sequence MSKILDVRDLHVSFHTYSGEVKAVRGVSFDVEKGETLAIVGESGCGKSVTSQAIMKLILTPPGEYKEGQILYQGKDIVPMSEKELEKIRGKEIAMIFQDPMTSLNPTMTVGSQIVEGVIKHQKVSRAEAKKKAVEMLKLVGIPSPESRFNQYPHQFSGGMRQRAMIAIALSCNPNLLIADEPTTALDVTIQAQIMDLMKSLQDKLGTSIILITHDLGVVAETADRVVVMYAGKVVETGKINEIFKEPRHPYTWGLMNSMPKLNQDRNQELEPIPGSPPDLLAPPKGCAFAARCKHAMKICQEIDPDVTQINESHSVACWLEHPMAKTHRESAVAGGETV, from the coding sequence ATGAGTAAAATTTTAGATGTACGAGATCTTCACGTTTCTTTCCATACCTATAGTGGAGAAGTGAAAGCAGTACGTGGAGTGAGCTTTGATGTAGAAAAAGGAGAAACCCTCGCAATTGTAGGAGAGTCTGGTTGTGGAAAGAGTGTTACTTCTCAAGCGATCATGAAGTTGATTTTGACCCCTCCAGGTGAATATAAAGAAGGTCAAATACTTTACCAAGGCAAGGATATTGTTCCAATGTCTGAAAAGGAATTGGAAAAAATTCGTGGTAAAGAGATCGCGATGATTTTCCAAGATCCGATGACATCGCTTAACCCAACGATGACAGTAGGAAGTCAAATCGTCGAAGGGGTTATAAAACATCAGAAAGTCTCTAGAGCAGAAGCAAAGAAAAAAGCAGTTGAAATGCTCAAGTTAGTAGGGATTCCTAGCCCTGAGTCTAGATTTAATCAATATCCACATCAATTTAGTGGTGGAATGCGTCAACGTGCCATGATCGCAATTGCACTATCCTGTAATCCAAATTTGTTGATTGCCGATGAGCCAACAACAGCTTTGGACGTAACGATTCAGGCGCAGATTATGGACTTAATGAAATCCCTTCAAGACAAATTGGGGACTTCTATTATCTTGATTACTCACGATCTTGGTGTAGTCGCGGAGACTGCCGACCGAGTAGTCGTTATGTACGCTGGAAAAGTAGTAGAGACTGGCAAAATCAATGAGATTTTTAAAGAACCACGTCACCCATATACATGGGGACTGATGAACTCTATGCCGAAATTGAATCAAGATCGAAATCAAGAACTGGAACCAATCCCAGGATCTCCTCCTGATTTACTCGCTCCTCCTAAAGGATGCGCTTTTGCTGCACGTTGTAAACATGCGATGAAGATTTGTCAAGAGATCGATCCAGATGTAACCCAAATCAATGAGTCACATAGCGTAGCTTGTTGGTTAGAGCATCCAATGGCAAAAACACATCGTGAATCAGCAGTGGCAGGAGGCGAAACCGTATGA
- a CDS encoding ABC transporter ATP-binding protein — protein MSSVATKDPILSVKNVKKHFQVSSKQMLKAVDGVSFDVYPGETLGLVGESGCGKSTVGRTLIRLYSATSGEVHYKGENVHQLKGKSLNQFHRSMQMIFQDPYASLNPRMKVVDIIAEGMDIHGLESGKKRYERVVELLEVVGLNESHATRFPHEFSGGQRQRIGIARALAVKPDFIIADEPISALDVSVQAQVVNLMKRLQRERGLTYLFIAHDLSMVKYISDRVGVMYLGNMVELAESDKVYSDPLHPYTQALLSAVPIPDPATKHERERIILQGDVPSPIDPPSGCKFRTRCPQAKEICASAIPEWKEVKENHFVACHLYN, from the coding sequence ATGAGCTCAGTAGCGACTAAAGATCCGATCTTGAGTGTAAAAAATGTAAAAAAACACTTTCAAGTAAGTAGCAAACAGATGTTAAAAGCGGTAGATGGTGTCAGTTTTGATGTATATCCAGGTGAAACATTAGGTCTAGTAGGAGAATCTGGATGTGGGAAATCTACCGTTGGACGTACACTAATTCGTTTATATAGTGCAACTTCTGGTGAAGTTCACTACAAAGGTGAAAATGTCCATCAATTAAAAGGAAAATCCCTAAACCAGTTCCACCGCAGTATGCAAATGATCTTCCAAGATCCATATGCCTCTTTGAATCCACGGATGAAAGTAGTAGATATCATTGCGGAAGGAATGGATATCCATGGATTGGAAAGTGGGAAAAAACGGTATGAACGGGTAGTAGAATTATTAGAAGTAGTTGGCTTAAACGAGAGCCATGCAACTCGTTTTCCACATGAGTTTTCAGGTGGCCAACGTCAGCGGATTGGTATCGCACGTGCACTGGCAGTGAAACCAGATTTCATCATTGCGGATGAACCGATCTCTGCACTGGATGTATCTGTACAAGCGCAAGTAGTTAACTTAATGAAAAGGCTTCAAAGAGAACGTGGTCTCACCTATCTTTTCATTGCTCACGATCTTTCCATGGTAAAGTACATTAGTGATCGAGTTGGTGTTATGTATTTGGGGAATATGGTTGAGTTAGCAGAAAGCGACAAGGTATATAGTGATCCGCTTCATCCATATACTCAAGCGCTACTGTCTGCTGTACCGATTCCAGATCCAGCGACTAAACATGAACGTGAACGGATTATTCTTCAAGGGGATGTACCAAGCCCAATCGATCCTCCAAGTGGTTGTAAATTTCGTACTCGTTGTCCGCAAGCGAAGGAGATCTGTGCTAGTGCGATCCCAGAGTGGAAAGAGGTAAAAGAGAACCACTTTGTCGCTTGTCATCTATATAATTAA
- the ald gene encoding alanine dehydrogenase produces the protein MRIGIPKEIKNNENRVAITPAGVVSLVSQGHEVYVERDAGTGSGFRNEEYQQAGAIIVESAKEAWSMEMVMKVKEPLPSEYDYFYEGLILFTYLHLAAEPELTNALMEKKVIAIAYETIQLANRSLPLLTPMSEVAGRMSAQIGAQFLEKFEGGKGILLGGVPGVKRGKVAIIGGGVAGTNAAKIAVGLGADVTIIDLNPDRLRQLDDIFGYQVRTLMSNPFNIAEVVRESDLVIGAVLIPGAKAPKLVSEEMIKSMEAGSVLVDIAIDQGGIFETTDRVTTHSDPTYVKHGVVHYAVANMPGAVPRTSTFALTNVTVPYAVQIANNGYQAAALANPALLLGINTLGGYVTYQAVAESLQLPYQDIQSLLR, from the coding sequence ATGCGTATTGGAATACCTAAAGAGATTAAAAACAATGAAAACCGTGTAGCAATTACACCTGCAGGAGTTGTCTCTCTCGTATCCCAAGGACATGAGGTGTATGTAGAACGTGATGCAGGGACTGGTTCTGGGTTTCGTAACGAGGAGTATCAACAAGCAGGAGCGATTATTGTAGAGTCTGCTAAAGAGGCATGGTCGATGGAAATGGTTATGAAGGTAAAGGAACCATTACCAAGTGAATATGACTATTTTTACGAGGGACTGATTCTGTTTACTTATTTGCATCTAGCAGCAGAACCAGAATTGACGAACGCATTAATGGAGAAAAAAGTGATAGCTATTGCCTACGAGACGATCCAACTAGCCAATCGCTCTCTGCCGCTTCTCACACCGATGAGTGAAGTTGCAGGTCGTATGTCTGCTCAAATTGGAGCACAGTTTTTAGAAAAATTTGAGGGCGGAAAAGGGATTTTGCTTGGTGGAGTACCGGGGGTAAAACGCGGTAAGGTAGCTATTATTGGTGGAGGAGTAGCAGGTACCAATGCTGCAAAAATTGCAGTAGGTTTGGGAGCAGATGTCACCATTATTGATTTGAACCCAGATCGTTTACGTCAATTAGATGATATTTTTGGCTATCAAGTTCGAACATTGATGTCCAATCCATTTAATATTGCTGAGGTAGTACGAGAATCAGACTTGGTAATTGGTGCTGTGTTGATTCCAGGGGCCAAAGCGCCAAAGCTTGTTTCAGAAGAGATGATCAAATCGATGGAAGCAGGCTCCGTTTTGGTTGATATCGCAATTGACCAAGGTGGGATTTTTGAAACAACCGATCGAGTGACAACACATAGTGATCCAACTTATGTAAAACATGGTGTAGTTCATTATGCAGTGGCCAATATGCCAGGTGCGGTACCAAGAACGTCCACTTTTGCTCTTACTAATGTTACAGTTCCCTATGCCGTGCAAATTGCGAATAATGGATACCAAGCAGCAGCTCTTGCTAATCCTGCTTTGTTGTTAGGTATCAATACTTTAGGTGGGTATGTAACGTATCAAGCGGTTGCTGAGTCACTTCAGCTACCTTATCAGGATATCCAAAGCTTATTGCGATAA
- a CDS encoding globin domain-containing protein: protein MKTETSIYQEIGESATVRRLVETFYGKVLKHPKLGHFFTKGIDEIIEKQFLFLTRYLGGPNLYPEDISPPALRTRHLEFEITKEVSDAWLECMGESVDEIGIDGETRAKMMEKFQAIAYHMVNKI, encoded by the coding sequence ATGAAAACAGAAACCTCCATTTATCAAGAGATTGGAGAGTCAGCTACTGTTCGGAGATTGGTAGAAACTTTTTACGGAAAGGTACTAAAACACCCAAAACTAGGACATTTCTTTACAAAAGGAATCGACGAAATTATCGAGAAGCAATTTCTCTTTTTGACCAGATATCTAGGTGGTCCTAATCTCTATCCGGAAGACATATCGCCACCTGCACTACGAACCAGACATCTAGAGTTCGAAATTACAAAGGAAGTTTCAGATGCTTGGTTAGAATGTATGGGAGAAAGTGTTGATGAAATTGGAATAGACGGAGAAACACGAGCGAAGATGATGGAAAAATTCCAAGCAATTGCTTATCATATGGTAAATAAAATTTAA
- a CDS encoding ROK family protein: protein MRKMKALSLAVDIGGTKTAAGLIDVTGKLVERVELATGQENAEHTYERVKIAIDQVLAKANLQISEVKGLGIGVPGEVDIKQGISLFSPNTPWKNFPIVERLTLDYQIPVIMDNDVHMASFGEWYAAGKNQEDTFLFLTVSTGIFVSIIHKGEVLRGKNAAGEIGHAVFDPGGPRCNCGMQGCLEALASGTGMERAAKRRYLELNPNTNPTILTMSQIMEDYQNGQQYAVESMEKSLDFLTQGINILLKTFDPTQLMLGGGVINKNPYLLPIIKEKLQNYLLPIHQTAVERLILSQLQGDAGILGAGLRVHFAQECVTP from the coding sequence ATGAGGAAAATGAAAGCCCTTTCATTGGCGGTGGATATCGGTGGAACCAAAACAGCGGCGGGTCTTATTGATGTAACGGGGAAGTTAGTTGAACGAGTGGAGTTAGCTACTGGGCAAGAGAATGCTGAGCATACTTATGAACGAGTAAAAATTGCGATAGATCAAGTATTAGCAAAAGCCAACTTGCAAATTTCTGAAGTAAAGGGATTGGGGATCGGAGTTCCAGGAGAAGTTGATATAAAGCAAGGAATCTCTTTATTTTCGCCCAATACTCCATGGAAGAACTTTCCGATTGTTGAGCGGTTGACGTTGGATTATCAGATACCTGTTATTATGGACAATGATGTGCATATGGCATCGTTCGGGGAATGGTATGCAGCAGGGAAAAATCAAGAAGATACCTTCTTATTCCTTACAGTTAGTACCGGGATTTTTGTCAGTATTATTCATAAAGGAGAAGTACTAAGAGGTAAGAATGCAGCAGGAGAGATCGGTCATGCCGTTTTTGATCCGGGAGGTCCCCGCTGTAACTGTGGAATGCAAGGTTGTTTGGAAGCGCTTGCATCCGGAACAGGGATGGAAAGAGCGGCAAAAAGACGATATCTAGAACTAAATCCAAACACAAATCCTACGATTTTGACCATGTCACAGATTATGGAAGATTACCAGAATGGGCAGCAATATGCGGTGGAATCAATGGAGAAATCATTGGATTTTCTCACGCAGGGGATCAATATTTTACTTAAAACATTTGATCCGACTCAGTTGATGTTAGGTGGCGGTGTAATCAATAAGAATCCTTACTTATTGCCGATCATAAAAGAGAAGTTACAAAACTATTTATTACCTATTCATCAAACAGCAGTAGAGCGTTTGATATTAAGCCAGTTACAAGGCGATGCGGGAATCTTGGGAGCTGGTTTGCGTGTACATTTTGCACAAGAATGTGTGACTCCATAA
- a CDS encoding NCS2 family permease, which yields MENTEPKKFSIQKEIVGGLTTFVTMSYIMFVNPSILGDAGVPFNQVFMATIIATVVGTLVMGLYAKYPIAIAPGMGMNAYFAYSIVSADKGLDYKTAFATVFVAGLLFVILSLTPLRKKLIEAIPSSLKYAITAGIGLFIAFIGMRLSGLIQAHESNFVALGDLHSPSVILTMIGLLVTLILYTLRVPGSIFIGMVITGIIAYFTGQLKFEGFVSVPQMPELMITNPIASFGDIVSHGLYAAVFSFLLITLFDTTGTVLGLAKQADLMEGDHLPRSERALFSDAIGTLVGSIFGTSPTSAYIESSSGIAAGARTGIAAVVVALLFALSAFFSPLVGAVSNVAAITAPALIIVGSLMISQVRFLKWDNFAESFPAFLVILTMPLTSSIATGMALGFIFYPIMKLVAREGKEVHPLIYVFGFLFLLQLVFFPH from the coding sequence ATGGAGAATACCGAGCCAAAGAAGTTTTCGATACAAAAAGAAATCGTCGGCGGACTTACTACTTTCGTAACGATGTCTTACATCATGTTTGTAAACCCATCGATCTTGGGAGATGCAGGGGTTCCTTTTAATCAAGTCTTTATGGCAACAATCATTGCAACTGTTGTAGGTACTTTAGTAATGGGACTTTATGCAAAATATCCAATCGCCATCGCGCCAGGAATGGGTATGAATGCCTATTTTGCTTATTCTATTGTTTCAGCAGATAAGGGTCTAGATTATAAAACAGCATTTGCTACTGTTTTTGTAGCGGGTCTCTTATTTGTTATTCTGTCCCTTACGCCTCTTCGGAAAAAGTTGATTGAAGCAATTCCAAGCTCGCTTAAATATGCGATCACCGCTGGGATTGGACTTTTTATTGCGTTTATAGGAATGCGTCTATCCGGTTTGATTCAAGCACATGAATCCAATTTTGTAGCTCTTGGAGATCTACATTCTCCTTCCGTTATTCTGACTATGATTGGTTTATTAGTTACCTTGATCCTCTATACTCTTCGTGTTCCAGGTAGCATCTTTATCGGGATGGTCATAACAGGAATTATTGCTTATTTTACAGGACAGCTAAAGTTCGAAGGATTTGTTTCCGTTCCACAAATGCCAGAACTTATGATTACGAATCCAATTGCTTCTTTTGGAGATATCGTCTCTCACGGATTATATGCTGCAGTCTTCTCCTTCTTATTGATCACCTTATTTGATACAACAGGGACTGTATTAGGTCTTGCAAAACAAGCAGATCTAATGGAAGGGGATCATTTACCACGTTCGGAACGTGCTCTTTTCTCCGATGCAATTGGTACTCTCGTAGGATCGATCTTTGGTACTAGCCCAACTTCTGCATATATCGAATCTTCTTCAGGGATTGCAGCAGGAGCTCGTACTGGTATTGCAGCTGTCGTAGTAGCACTACTCTTTGCTCTGTCTGCTTTCTTTAGCCCGCTAGTAGGTGCTGTGAGCAATGTGGCAGCGATTACTGCTCCTGCCTTGATCATTGTGGGATCGCTCATGATCAGCCAAGTTCGTTTCTTAAAATGGGATAACTTTGCAGAGTCATTCCCTGCATTCTTGGTAATCTTGACGATGCCTCTTACTTCTAGCATTGCGACAGGGATGGCACTCGGATTTATCTTTTACCCAATTATGAAATTGGTGGCTCGTGAAGGAAAAGAAGTGCATCCATTGATTTATGTGTTTGGCTTCTTATTCTTGCTACAATTGGTCTTTTTCCCACACTAG